The sequence TGTCATAAGCGGCTTGCTCAAGCAGGGCAGCCCCCAGAACCGCTTGCTCGGCCTGCAGGTCAACTGGCTTCTCGATGCCCAGTTTCTCAAGTAAATCATCACGTTCAAGCATCTGTTCCACTCCGTAATTTCTGCTTCATGGATTCCCAATAGCCTTCCGGCGGGGGTGTATTGTCAGCGCCCCATGCATCAAGCTGAGCAAAATGCTCTGCGGCAGCCTCCTTGCTCCGCTGGCTGTCCAATTGATCCCCAAGCCGGCCCCGAATTTCCGCGACATTCGGCGGGAACCGCTCGGTCAGAATGTGCTGCCGGACGTTCTTTGCTGCGGCCTCATACGGGAAATCCTTCAGGTATCGGCAAAGCCGGTCAATGTTTTCCCCGCTGGAGTCGTAGCCGGGGTAATTGGCCTTAATGGCACGGACCAGTTTGGCCACTTCTGCTTTGCTCACGGCGCATCTCCTCCTCGATCAAGCGGTCAAGCTCCTCAAGCTCCCGCTGCTGTTTGGTCTTTCTCTGCGATTTATCTGACGGACCTCCCGGGGCGACTCCAGCCATCAGCGGACTGGTAGTTTGGGAATTCTGCCAGGCTTCTTCGATCCCATCCACGTAGTACAGAAAGCTGGTGGGAAACTTGAAGCCGTCGCCTTCACGTTCGCGCTTTGCCTGAAGCAGGCCCTCCATAGTTCGGATGGTAAAGGGTACCGGCATCCCCCCGGCGACCATCTTACCCATGGCTTCGCGCTCTCGTGGCCTTACCTGGTAATCAAAACGGTTGTGCATCCTGCAATAAGCGTTTAAAATGGCGATCATTCCGTCGAACTCCGGATCTTCAGAAAACTCATCTGCGAATTCCGATTCCCCGGTAGTAGTAGTGATAGTAGTAGTAAGATCTTTTAATACAGTGTTACCTGAGGTTACAACTTTCTTTAAGTAAGGACTAAAGTGGTTCCCTGAGGTTACAGCTTTCGGAAAGTGGTAACCTGACGTAACAGCTTTAGGGTCAACTTCGGAAAAGTTGTTCCCAAAGTGGTTTCCTGAGGTTACAGCTTTCTGCCCTACTTCCTCCGACCTGTTACCTGAGGTTACAGGTTTCGGAGGCCCAACAAGATGAAAATTAATAGAATACGTTCCTCTTGAAGACCCCCGGGGAGGAGGTTCATATGCAATTATTCCGGCTTCTACCAGCTTGGAGCGATAGACATTTAGGGTCTTGCGAGTGGCAATCCCCGTTTGAACCTGAAGCTCGGTATTAGTCATCTGAAAGGTCTGCATCCAGTCCAATTTGCTGGATTTGCGCCATAAGGCAACTACTATCGCAAGCCCCTCCGGTCCAAATTCCTCAGGTCCTCCAATCACCTCAAACTGGTTCAAAAGGCCGGAAATGGATGGTTCTCTGGCTGTGTCGGTCATCTACTCCCCCCTCCCGCAGCAGCCGTATATCGGTTAATCTTTGACGATTTTAATAAAAGTGCCGTTCATGCCTTTTGCCTGTAATCCGGCGTGGACGCCATCAGTCAGTGTTTCGATGGTCTTGCCCATCAGGGGGCCGATTCCGGAGGAATTACTTGCTGCAAGGGC is a genomic window of Paenibacillus durus ATCC 35681 containing:
- a CDS encoding replicative helicase loader/inhibitor produces the protein MSKAEVAKLVRAIKANYPGYDSSGENIDRLCRYLKDFPYEAAAKNVRQHILTERFPPNVAEIRGRLGDQLDSQRSKEAAAEHFAQLDAWGADNTPPPEGYWESMKQKLRSGTDA